Part of the Lotus japonicus ecotype B-129 chromosome 6, LjGifu_v1.2 genome, actctttctcttcttgctttggattatcaatatttatttgggttcttattttctattttcattttatttctttgttcttttctaaGTATGATGAAGAGAATCCTAACGAGAAGAAACTATAGGAACCCAATAATTgacaagagaagaaagaagaatctAAGTTCGTGTGAGTGGTGAGTTTCTGATTCAGGTTCGATGTGAGaattttttataagtttttcCCCCTCTAGATTGTGATTACTTCATTGGTGAGATTCATGATAGATTGTGGAGACCCCAAGCTATAGGTGCTCGGAGCTGCTTGCTGATTTTCCCTATGGCTTCAACTCAGATATTTGGTATCAAAGAGCTCTTTTATGTTTAATCATTCATTATATTTCTTTTCAAGTTGGTCATGATGCATGAAGGCTAATTAATTGATGTTCCTTCTCTTTTGAGTTAATTTGCTAGCCGAGATAAGATGAGAATGCTTAAATGATGAAATTCAAATCCTTTCTTCACTAGATTTCAGTTTCATTGACAGGTTGAACTTAGTTGTCattgtttatgcttattttcttataagtttttcttttcatttgtgtATCAGGTTTTCCTTCATTATTATGAGATAATTATGCTTTATTCTATGAGCCTGTCTCCTCAATTGCGGTTGCTTTGCATTAAGGAAGTTGAGTCCGGTCAAGTATTGTGATAATTTTTAAATGCTATCATCATCATTGTCCTTGGGTTGGATCTTTGGTTTGCAAACTTTTATTTTCTGGTGAAAGTAAGTTTTGGGAGAATGGGGGATTGATCCCATCTCAAAGTCCAAAGAAAAGTTGTTATGGTATTTGTAGTGATAGTTTCTTTTAGTTGTAGAATATAGAAGGTTTTgtatcatattttatatttaatccaAGCTTTTTGATTAAAAGACAAATTTTCAGTGAATTGTGTTTTTGTGTCATAATAACTTTGCTCTTTTCTTCCAAGTTTATTAGTCGGTGATGCATCATAATATTAGGACAATCTAACTATCAAATGGTAGCTTAGTGGTGTATATTATTTGACTTGAAAGCAGGGGCAGAGGTATGAATTTCAGAAAGGGGGGACTAAGATATAAAGGAACataatttgtaagaaaatttcaatttttatcaactaaagaatgtgcaaaaaaaataaacaaaacaagaaTGAAGTAGCAGCCCAACCTAAGAAAAAACTCCTTTGTTGAAGGCCAAAACTTAAATGGGACATTTTACAAACAGTTGGTGTGCataatttttataactttttttacaAGCAAAACACAAAAACCACAAATTTAATCTCATATAATCAGACCGATTAACAAGGTTATTAAAACTGGACCGTTGATCAAATCGGTGAGGGAATTGGTTCACCGTTCATTGGATCAATCATAGTTGAATTGTGGTATGACCGGTATAGccgctataaattaaatatatcattttaaaaaattatatagtagattacaaaaattgatattaaataattaccAAATTTTAACTGAGAAGTTAAATTTATATGTACCTTAAATATCACAGATTCAAATTGATTTCAAATAGTTTTAGAGGATTGTTTAAAAATTAACACAAAAAAATGCTATCAGATGCTTCGTATAAGTTAAAACtaatcttttatatttttttattactatgttGGAAAGAGGTGCAACTCTAATGTCAAAAAAAGTGCAGCTCAGTAGCTTTCACGTCTAATAAAAAAGGCTCATATGTAACAAAACCCTAATATCTATTTCTAATTTCAATTGTTAGTGGATAACACAGAGGTTCAAAAGAATGTCTACTGAATCTGAAATAGAAACGCAAACAACATAGATATCACCCCTTCCTCTCAGCTCAACCTTCCCCTCCCTCCTCTCCTTCTCAAGTCTCACActgcttcaatttttttcttgagaCATTCCTAAAATTCAGGGGTGACTAAGCATGGACAAGTCACCTCTGTGCCTCCGCCACAGCTTGAAAGTGAATTATGTCATGGAAAATCCCTCTTCACTTCCATGAATGTAATTTATGGCTTATGCTCCATAAACTAATCTCAGTGTAACATTTAAAATAATGTGTCGTACGACGACTAGAGAACTATTAATATATTCACATACAAATAATTCCATGTTAAaactaacataaaaattaattttaatatcatttaagtacttttttttgtttttaaaactaaCTTTAGATGTAAATATAATTAACtgtttgataatttgatgataaaaatatttgtgcggagattagaaaatattagtacagatataatttatatttatttatgtttaaagaattaaaagttCATACAAGGGGAACAAGCATGAAAAATTTAATAGATaaataagttttgatataatttctatACTATACAACGCAatatcatgtttttatttttgggcaactctcaatttgatgataaaaaattttgtgcggagattagaaaacattagtacatatataatttatatttatttatgtttaaagaattaaaagttCATACGAGGGGAACGAGCATAgagaaataagttttgatataatttctatGCAACATCTGAAAGTCAAAATATGTCTTAATGATAGTTTATCTTTTTGGTcactttatattagttaattcaaTATATGCTTACAAAGCACTAGAATTGAGTGTCTGAAATTTAttctctttaaatatctacatctttattatgattgttcttacatttttagtatatcttaaattttttataatttaaaatattgattgatgtttcaaatacaatagacaaattccccgtgcaacgtgcgggtaaaaaacactagtattacTAAAAATAAAGAGATGAGCCCCActggctctgctagggttttttcTCGCCGGAGATGGAGTGAAAAAGACAGCGGGACGGCGAACGACTGGACTGGGAGGAAACGAGATCATTGGAGCAGAAGGGAAGATGGGATGGGTGAAGGGATTACTTTGTTTGTGAATGGACTGGACGACAGAACATCCTACAGACAAGTAAGAAGGTTGTTTGAAAAGTACGGGAAGGTATCAAGTTTGTTTATCCAGGGAAAACGAAGATTGAGGAGGAAGTTTAGATTTGGGTTTATTCTGTTTGGATCAAAAGAAGAAGCCATGCGTGCAGCAAAGGGTCTTAATCAAAGAAAGCTAAACAGTGCATCCCTTTCAGTTAATGTGGCAAGGTTCCCTCTAAGAAGGGATGTAGAGACGAAGGGTTCTTTGTTTCATCGTGAGGAACCAAAAAGTCAAGTGCGGAGACGTAAAGATAAATCGACGAGAGGATCTGGGAACCGGGTCATCCCTCATAAGGAATGGAGAATTAAGAAGTTGGCTGGCCCGGAAGATCAAAGCAATGATTGGAAACAGGtaaagataaagaagaattcCAGATTATCAAAGATGGTGAAACTAACAACAAGGGAGGTAGAAAGCTGCATTGTTGTTCAAGTGCGGCTGGAGAAGATGAGATTTGGAGACTTGATGGTTAAATTGTTTGGTGCATTAGAAAAGATTGTTGATTTTGAATCGGAGCTTGCTTGCAAAGAATTTTTGAAGTGCCATCAGTCAGAGGAGGGACGTTTATTTGAAGTGACGAAGGTGGATGAAAGGGATATTCCGAGAGCATTCCTTGTCTGGCTGAGATTATGGAAAGTTCCGATTGGAAGATTTCTTCTCCAAATTAATCAGTAGTATGGGGACCTTTGCGAGAATGGATAGTCAATCTGAAAAGAAACCCAGATTTGATTGTGTGATAATTTTAATAAAGACCGCAGAACCTATTATGGACAACCATATGATTCCTAATAATATTGATGGTTGTGAAATGGAGGTGCTGATTGAAGTTGATCATCTTGAGGCTGCGATTATCAAGGGTGGAAGAGTAGAGGAGGAATGTCAGGGTTACCGTCGGATACGTCGTCGGTGACATCTCTTGTTGAAGAGACTATAGGGATGTGTTCACCGGAAATGGATGGAGGCTCGCCCACGGGGGAATATTTCGAGAATACAAGCAGTGATGCTTTGGGTCTCGCACAACCTAATGATTATGGTGGCGCATCAAACGGTTCCACATGCATAATAGTTTATACATTGCAtatgttgattgttgttgtgtGAAGCTCATTTATATTTTGCTATTCCCTGATATGACTGGGTTGAATTGCTTCTCACCCCTCTGTTGTTTGTTTTGTCTTTTCTCTCCTCTTTTATCTGTGACAGACACTGAAGATGGAAACTGTGATGCTGAGAGACGCGGGGCAATACATTGGGTATAGATCGAGTTTTATGCGCCGGAGCTATTAAGCCATAGTAGCTATCGGTGGTAAGAGTTTAGGACTCAGGATCGTGCATTTTACACTCACTAGGAAATGACATTGAGTTGTATTTGATATATTAAAGTTTCAAATTGAAGTTGTAACTTAGAGAAATATTAAGTCTTAACATTTTaatttatggaaaaaaaaagggTTTTAAATTTCTAGTCAGGTGGCACACAATAAACTAGTCTGCATCACAAGTTAGGGCGTCACAATCATGGGTGCACCTGATGGTGGCAAGGAGAGGAAAAAGGAAAGAAGAGaaaaccaaatatgaaaaagaaTCATACCCAGAAAATGGAAGTATCTTACAAAAGGGAGAAACTTAGATCAAGTTCCTTAAATCCATTTCATCAAGTTTATCAATCATGTGATGACACATGCAactatttctaaaaataaatttcatttattaagaatttattgtcaaaatttgaaaacttACACATAAACTTGATGGAATGAAGGTAAGGAACTTGACCTAAGTTTTATCCCttacaaaaagaaataaaaccATCCTAAAAAGTTAGGGACACTTGTAAAGAAGAAAAAGACCCTATCGCTGGAGGAATCTCCCCTTAAGGGAGAATGAGACTCTGCTTGGTTTTGCTAGCGAGAAAGACTCCATTGCTATGTAGGGTGCCTATGATATTTAGTATTTACTaactactccctctgttcctatttaactgttcaggaagagaagaaacacacatattaaggagtgcaatcaattttgttactttttataaaagtattatttgatttcctatttaaccctttaaaatgtatattatctttcctcatttattgttcatgCAAGgatatttcttggaaaaacatcatttaatgctctcttgaaactctaagtggacagatatataggaacaaatttttttcttcaaagtggatagttaataaggaacggagggagtagctgATATGTGAATCCGAAATATCCACATGTGAAAGATATAATAAGTGATTTTTACCTACAGGTTATAGTCTAAGGATACTTCATAGCTTGTCCAATGGTTAattggaagaagaaaaaaagatacGTTAAAATATCAAGTTTCACCTAGATCATAAGTTTCTATATATGTACATGATGCAATATTAAATTTAACACAAAGAAATACATGTTTCTAGTCTAGTGATGGAATCTAACTGACTTCAGAAACCTAACTGTAAACATCTGTAACAGAGAAGTACATATAttttttcagaataaacatTCCAAAAgccacaccaaaaaaaaaacccactaTGCTTAGTAATAATTACAGTATCAAAAAGCTTTTCAAGTTTTCAGCATTTGGGACACCATTTAGAGGGGACCGAGTGTAACATCTAACAAAATTCACCCAGTCTCTACATTTTGTCAATCCTGTCAGTTCATCTGTttgatatcatcatcatcatacatACAAACCTAAATCTAACCCTTTCTGATCTTGATTTACACTTTGGACCCTTTTGAACGCTTCCTGGAAGATCTTTTACCAGTCACGCTTGCTTTTCGTTTCTTAACATCACCATTGCTAACAGAATCAAGAGCTTCTTTACATGTTTTGTTGTACTGAATAACATTGGTCACAACAGCATAGGTAGTGACATCACTTCTTGGTGTCAAGATTGTCTTTCTCTCAACAACAGCATTCTGACCGCATTTTGATTTGCGAATTGCCTTGTCTCTCAGCTTTTGGAATATGACGTCCTTGTCCAAGTTGAAGCCATCTGTTGTAAACTGTAACCATAAAATTTCAGTAACAATTTTATGCATAATGCAAAACCATTTATTagacaaaataagaaaatagcaTTGCACACAAAAGAAACTGAGAAATGAGCATACTGATTCTGCCCCCAACACCCTATTTTCTTTCAGAGTATAGTCATGAGGAAGGTTGAggtttttaaatattaaatggCATTTCCCAAACTAGGGGGGTTTCTATTGCCACTTGTGTCATTTATCAATTACTGAAAGTGAGGCATCGTGTCGGAAGATAGGTAAAAATTAAGTATTGTCTCACCTTAAAATCAACCGGGACATCGATTTCAAGAGACGGGCAACCACAGCCGTCACCAAAATTGAGTTTCAGAACCATTTCAAATGCTTTGTCATATGCTGTTCTCCTGTGACATCATTCATCTAAATGTAAGGAAGAAGGTGCAGGGCATGTCTAAATTTAAGCAGaataaaacagaaaaatatttttccaaaCTTCATATATAGATTTTCACAATTCTTCTGAATTCAGTGTAATCACGTCAAGTATGTAAGGACCaataaactaaaaaaatttattgaaggCATAAAGAAACACAGCGTGAGAAAACCTTTTAAGCTGAAATGGTTGTTTATCCAGAATAGCTGCTTTGTAATTTTCCTTGTCTGTGAAGGAGACCTGCAGACAAGGACAGATATGCTAGTCAATTTCTAGCTTTTCcttattatttctcttttcaTCAAAACATGAGATTGGTTAATGGATACAGCTAGAAAGCTCCATTCTTGCTCTCCCTTAAAAGGGAACTAGCAGGATTCATCATCTGAATTTCACTCTAGCAAACACAAAGGCACTAGAACATTCTGATCGTAAGCAGGTATCAAGAACGGGAAGGAGAGAAGAAATCAAAAGAGAGAAACTGAAAGCAGGAAATTCAAGAAGGAGCAGGCAGAAGAATGATGGAGGAGGGGAAAACAGAAGTTTAGAAGCATTTTGATTTGCAAACCAATTTCAAGTCGAACCCAGTACACGGGCATCTTGAAAATAGGTAAAGCCAACTTGATAGCCAAACAGTCATAAATTGCTAGTCAATTTCTAGCTTTTCcttattatttctcttttcaTCAAAACATGAGATTGGTTAATGGATACAGCTAGAAAGCTCCATTCTTGCTCTCCCTTAAAAGGGAACTAGCAGGATTCATCATCTGAATTTCACTCTAGCAAACACAAAGGCACTAGAACATTCTGATCGTAAGCAGGTATCAAGAACGGGAAGGAGAGAAGAAATCAAAAGAGAGAAACTGAAAGCAGGAAATTCAAGAAGGAGCAGGCAGAAGAATGATGGAGGAGGGGAAAACAGAAGTTTAGAAGCATTTTGATTTGCAAACCAATTTCAAGTCGAACCCAGTACACGGGCATCTTGAAAATAGGTAAAGCCAACTTGATAGCCAAACAGTCATAAATTACTAGaacccccctcccccccccccccccccccaataaccctaattaaattaaaatacctAATAACCTTATAAAGAATCCCAtttcccaaaagcttaagctattgacTGAAGTTACATAAATGTATCTATTACATCTCTAAACAACCATAAACATCTGCTTAAATCAATCTCTTATTTGGACGAATGGGGGCAATAAGGATCAGACTCTGACAATTTGATCGAGACTCTGATGCCATATAAAAAACTACCTTTTTACAAAAGCTTAAACTGTTGGGTGAAAACACAAGAACAATTTACATCTCTTAACAAAccccaaaataataataaacttctGAAGTGAATTTCCAATATGTTATTCCATATACCTAATAATCCCAAAATCCATATTCTATATCTTCTTGTTCCTCTCCCATTCCACATAAAGTTCATAATAAGTAGTGGAATGAGCAAGCAATCCAAACATCAAGATTCCAAAAAACATGAGGAAAATATTAGGAACGAAATTACAAGGTTCAAACATGTTAGTAAATAAGAAAGTCAGTCTAGCTAAATAGAAATATAggtataaaataataaaaaaggcAGAAAGAGATTCAGCATGTGAATTCACCTCAACAGACTCGATGAAAGGCAATGCTGCTTTCTGCACATGAGAACTAGCAACTTGGAGAGACCAGTTTACAAATCTTTTATCTGTGATGCAAGGGAATGGACTGTGAGAATTGAGATATATAAACCAATGACTCATATAACTACAAGTATTACAGTGTCTTGGTATATCGGTAGGCTATGTGATACATGAAGAGTATGGCCTAAAATTATGAGATCATGAACAAAGCAACCTATTTTTCGAAGATAGGATCATATGAGTTGCAGGAGTATAAGAAATAAGAAGGCACACAAACTCGATTATACAAAAAAGCTTTGAACAGTGATTTTGACACTAAGCATCTGAGAGGCAATGGATTCTTAGTTCGGAAGAACTGATACTAATTGTCAATAAAAAAATGCGTAAAAACTTCCTCATTGAAGCAAGAAAGCTCTCTTAACAGCTCAACTATTTCCATTCCCGGTCATAACATGAAACAGATTAAAACTTATCAAGGGTTAGGTTGTTCTGGGTACTACTCAATTATCACTGCTTTGGGGCATTGAAGAATCAGTGTTAGTTTGTGTGTGTGGGTGGGCTGTGTTCTGTGATGCATACATTAAGATCATGCTTTGAATGCATCAAAAATCAAATGCCCCTGGAGGCATAGCTTAAAAGTTACATTGAACATCAACTTTTAGAGTATTATAGCATTCCTCTATTTCTAAATGTTGGCGCAGCTCGTGTGTGAGCCTGCGTAACTTGTGTAGTTGGATTGAGCTTGCATAGTAGACTTAGGCTTAGCTGTCAAGGGTAGCTAGTCAGCTGCTATGACAGTTAGCACGCAAGGTTTGCTAACAGAGTCAGTTCATTCTGTTGAACTGTTGTGACATAATTTGGTTACTTAGGTGCATGTGCATCCTAGTTCAGCTATTATAAATATAAGTGTAGCTTGCAGAATTTTGTAGTGAAAACTAACCATTGCTCAGAGCATGCACTAGAATAATCTGGAAAAAATCAATCCGGACAAATGGAGGAATTTGCAGATTAAGCTTGTCCATGACACCTGCAATTACCTGTTCCATTTTGAAGCAATGCATATTAAATGCAGAGGCAAATCTGTATTTACTTCTCATGAAAGGAGAAAAAGGTCACAGTAATCTACTTCTAACTGAAAATATTTGGATATGAAAACATAAGAAACTTGATATACAGAGAAAATGGATGATAAAGATAGACAATATTACATTTAATGTACTTCGAGAAATCTTACCACAAGAGAATTCGGAAAGGTGGTGAAAGAGCTGAATGATTgtttatattattttgtttttgtatttattgtgtttttttaattaaaaaaaaaagaatcccAGGATGCGGTTATCGAGAATGCTAGTCATGTGCACACTTATGTCTACCTAATTAGCAACATTGATGACAACTTTTGCTATGTCTCTCTTTTCTAATAATACATTTTGAATATCAGCCCGCATATGTCATTGTATGTGTCTTTAAAACTGTTTGTTTCATTTAGAGAGGTATAGGCGTATAGCAGTACAAGGTATTTAACTTAACTATGTGACCCTTTTATATCCCATATACTGATACATGTTCTCAACTCTGGCATTGGCAGTGTCAGTGCTTTTTTACGACATATACATCATTGTAAACTTTAATGCAGAAAAacttagaaaataaataaattctaaATAAACAACAatggaaaaaaggaaaaaaaaaatctgtaaTCAAGGATACAGATAAAATACCTTATCAACAAACCCATGTATGACAAGACTGGCTTTTTTATCCTTAGGTGTTTTCTGAGGAGTTCAAACACTTTAGTTTAGATGACTAAAATAATGAACAAGCATAAAGGTACTttagagaaaaaagaaacaatgaAACACAGAAATTAGAAGCCAGCCAGCATGTCCAATGATAGCAGTCAGAGATTGACAATATAATCATATAATTTAATAGCACCATAGCTGTAGCAACCACAAATATCCTACAGTTTCTAAGATAACCATCATAACCATGCCATATGTTGGCTAGTGACCACTGTTGAATTTGGATTTGTCTAACAGAGTAACAGCAAGAAATTTACGGCATTCTTTTGATTATCATTACAAGCATAAGTTCATCAAGGCAGACAAGATCTACTTTGCTACATGATACTGCATGAACTGAGATCATAGTGGATAAACAAGACAACCATAAGGATCACATatgaaatagaataaaatattattgaatgCATAGTGAGAATGAACTAATGGTTATAGAATTCACATGTTCAACTCAAAAATTTCAGTTTCTCATCTAATCAGTGGAGCTTAAGTAGCATTATTTCTCCCTTAAAGAAAATTAGTAAAACTAGCTTTTTCCCCCCTCTTTTAACTACCAAAATATCATGACAACTGATATTGGGTCAACTACCCTGATAAACATACAGAAGCTGGCTAGGAGAAAAAAGGGGAGACAAACCTGGAGATTTACAATGACAACTTTACCTCCACCACGAATAGCTCTAAGAGGCAAGTTGCATGCTGGAGTTATTTGCAGACTGCATTAACAAATTTTAGTCAtaaaatatggaaagaaatatataggaaaccaaaaaaaaatgaaagatatggCAAAATGTTCATGCAGGATTTGTTTAAGGGCAGGGGCGGAACCAGAAATATTGAGTAAGGGGGGTGAAAAATTATCAGGTTAAGTAAAATCAAGAATAACTAATTGAGACAAGACTGTAAAAATTTTGAGGGGGAAAATACAACATTTGAGTACTGCtttattgagaaaaaaaattctcttgGGGAGGAGACTGTCCCATTTCTGAATCACTTCGGTCCATCCCTGTGTAGGGGTGTTCATGGATTAGATAAAATCCGTTTTGAAGAGATGAAGTCATCTGACAGAAAATTTTATTGGTTTGACTCTATTTGGTTTTCATATTTTATCATCTAATTGATTTGATTCTAATTATAAACACAGTCCAACATAATCCAATCTAAAGATGCTGGATTAGAATGGTAAAAAACATTGGCTTTTTCAGTCGTTTGTTTTTTTGGATTGATTAGATTGAATTGGTTTATAAACACCCTACTACAACCAtttttgttagaatataatacaATATCGATCACATTTCTTCACCTAATAGATTACAATTTTAGGATACTCAATTCATGACACCTTCAATGATATGAAATATGTATGAAGATTCATTTTTTCAGGTGGTTAAATATATGCCCGGTAGCTCAGCATAATCTGGCCATTAAGTGGAGATAAAACAAACGGAACAAATCCATCTATCATAAATTCTCTTTTATGTTGTAGATGTAAAATTGCACTCCAAAGTAGTAAGATTTGTGTTGAACTCAACTACACATGTCACAACTGCTGGGTTTGTATTTAAGTTAGTATTCAAGCTCAGGGGCTTTACATTTCAGAAGAGACTAACCTAAAGCTTCAATTTCAATCCCTTTCACTTTTCATTCTAATGCAAGAAATCAGTCTTTCAGTACACTTGCTATTACTAGAGCAAAGTTTTTCTTACAAAACTTATATCAATGTATGCTTGGCCTGTTTAGGATAAAGACTTATTCCAGTTTAAcagttaataaaaaaaaattgaactccTACAAACTGGTAGGGAAGAAAAACAGACATCAAGATAGCAAAGAACTAAAAAAATAGaggtaaaagaaaaacaaatttgttGCAGTGATAGGGAAATAAATCTTGTAATTACCTTGTCCCCAAGCATAATACTATATCTGCCTGTTTGCAGTGCTTCTCTGCAGGAGCCATTTCCTTTCGAGGCAATGCATCCTGTACATACAAGGGCATAGGGACATGCTCAGAGGAAAACAGAGATACGCAGACACAAACAAAGATATATTTATGATTTATGAATATGTCCTTAATCATTTCCCTGGGAATAATAGTTCTTACAAGCAATTAACAATTGAGATAAACTAGTGATTAGTGTCAGTTAATGTATAGTTTGGTCAGGACAATTGGGCTCAATATACAACCTCAGGCTTCAGCTAGCTGCTGGTATAAAATCTTTCACTTTCAACTTTTCAATGTTGAGAAGTCCCAcgttgactagagatatgaccgaATATGTCCTTACAAATGGGAGGGAAATTCTCacctctaagctagcttttcGGGTAGAGTTAAGCCTAACCCAAACTCATGGCATCAGAGCTTATCCTAGATCTGTTTCTTGGAGACCACCCATATGTTCATTCCCGCaaattccacgctccagatgtccagTCCTTGGCGTGAGtggtgtgttgagaagtctcacattgactatcTCGAGATATGGAATAATAAGTCCTTATAAATGGGAGGGAAATCCTCacctctaagctagcttttggggtagattCTACGATTTAGTGAGCAGTACACGTTCATGCTGTGTCCTTTGGTTTACAAATTTATACTCCtagtattatattatattattgtaCAACTGCAACCCAATGGTGAAAGAGAGACTAGCATTCCTGAATCCACAATAACC contains:
- the LOC130724700 gene encoding NAD-dependent protein deacetylase SRT1, which encodes MSLGYAEKLSYIEDVGNVGMSEFFDSSHVLREKIERLAIMIKKSKHLVVFTGAGISTSCGIPDFRGPKGIWTLQREGKALPGASLPFHRAVPSLTHMALVELEKAGILKFVISQNVDGLHLRSGLPREKLSELHGNSFMETCPLCGAEYFRDFEVETIGLKETSRRCSDAKCRTRLKDTVLDWEDALPRKEMAPAEKHCKQADIVLCLGTSLQITPACNLPLRAIRGGGKVVIVNLQKTPKDKKASLVIHGFVDKVIAGVMDKLNLQIPPFVRIDFFQIILVHALSNDKRFVNWSLQVASSHVQKAALPFIESVEVSFTDKENYKAAILDKQPFQLKRRTAYDKAFEMVLKLNFGDGCGCPSLEIDVPVDFKFTTDGFNLDKDVIFQKLRDKAIRKSKCGQNAVVERKTILTPRSDVTTYAVVTNVIQYNKTCKEALDSVSNGDVKKRKASVTGKRSSRKRSKGSKV